From a single Gemmatimonadaceae bacterium genomic region:
- a CDS encoding (Fe-S)-binding protein, whose protein sequence is MIILQAILILGGTGLVFAIFIAAANKKLKVWEDPRIDVVASMLPSANCGACGLPGCRAFAEKAVVGEIQPAKCTVSNADRVAEIAHFLGVDAGEAIKRVARLQCAGGCDVAVQRAEYRGLATCEAAAAVAGGGKGCAWGCLGLADCERACTFGAITMNDVGLPVVDVEKCTACNDCVVACPKQLFVLQRLDHKLLVQCKNLVNGDVVLEQCQVACTTCGKCALDAAPGLISVASGVAVIDYNKIAEADEGAVERCPTGAILWLEGAQFARVPATSSAEAA, encoded by the coding sequence ATGATCATCCTCCAGGCAATCCTGATTCTCGGCGGCACCGGACTGGTGTTCGCCATCTTCATCGCGGCCGCGAACAAGAAGCTCAAGGTGTGGGAAGACCCGCGCATTGACGTCGTGGCCTCGATGCTTCCCTCCGCGAACTGCGGCGCGTGCGGCCTGCCGGGCTGCCGCGCCTTCGCGGAGAAGGCCGTGGTCGGCGAGATCCAGCCGGCCAAGTGCACCGTCTCCAACGCCGATCGCGTGGCGGAGATCGCGCACTTCCTCGGCGTCGACGCGGGCGAGGCCATCAAGCGCGTCGCCCGCCTGCAGTGCGCCGGCGGCTGCGACGTGGCCGTGCAGCGCGCCGAATATCGCGGTCTCGCCACGTGCGAGGCGGCGGCGGCGGTGGCCGGCGGCGGCAAGGGCTGCGCTTGGGGCTGCCTCGGACTCGCCGACTGCGAGCGCGCCTGCACCTTTGGCGCGATCACGATGAACGACGTCGGGCTCCCCGTCGTGGACGTGGAGAAGTGCACCGCGTGCAACGACTGCGTGGTGGCCTGTCCCAAGCAGCTGTTCGTCCTCCAGCGGCTCGATCACAAGCTGCTGGTGCAGTGCAAGAACCTCGTGAATGGCGACGTGGTGCTCGAACAGTGCCAGGTGGCCTGCACGACGTGTGGCAAGTGTGCGCTGGACGCCGCGCCCGGGCTCATCAGCGTGGCGAGCGGCGTGGCCGTCATCGACTACAACAAGATCGCCGAGGCCGACGAAGGCGCTGTGGAGCGCTGCCCGACCGGTGCGATCCTCTGGCTGGAAGGCGCGCAGTTTGCGCGTGTCCCGGCCACTAGCAGTGCGGAGGCAGCATGA